One Deinococcus reticulitermitis genomic region harbors:
- a CDS encoding Crp/Fnr family transcriptional regulator: MLPGAFGRLTAEVQSHLKSAGRVGRWARGGLIFHPEDPAETAHLLLRGAARLYRLGAGAREVTLDVHLPGELLGVSALRPGTCYGMYAEAMDDTETLMLGQDALARLHRTHPAAALALTEQLTAQTRSVQARLSGLVFLEVSQRLALALLALAEREGEWDGETLALKERISHQDLAYVVGSTRETITKLLGDFRARGLLDLGYRRVVLTDRAGLERAAREPLR, from the coding sequence ATGTTGCCCGGTGCGTTTGGCAGGCTCACAGCCGAGGTGCAGTCGCACCTGAAGTCGGCGGGACGGGTGGGCCGCTGGGCGCGCGGCGGCCTGATCTTTCATCCTGAAGACCCCGCCGAGACCGCGCATCTGCTGCTGCGCGGCGCGGCGCGGCTCTACCGCCTGGGCGCCGGGGCGCGCGAGGTGACGCTCGACGTACACCTCCCCGGCGAGCTGCTGGGCGTCTCGGCGCTGCGGCCCGGGACGTGTTACGGCATGTACGCCGAGGCGATGGACGACACCGAGACCCTGATGCTCGGCCAAGACGCCCTGGCCCGGCTGCACCGCACCCACCCGGCGGCGGCGTTGGCCCTCACCGAGCAGCTCACCGCCCAGACGCGCAGCGTGCAGGCCCGGCTGTCCGGGCTCGTCTTTCTGGAGGTCTCGCAGCGCCTCGCCCTCGCGCTGCTGGCCCTCGCCGAGCGTGAGGGTGAGTGGGACGGCGAGACGCTGGCCCTCAAGGAACGCATCTCTCATCAGGACCTCGCCTACGTGGTGGGCAGCACCCGCGAAACGATCACCAAGCTGCTCGGGGACTTCCGGGCGCGGGGGCTGCTGGACCTTGGGTACCGCCGCGTCGTGCTCACCGACCGCGCCGGCCTGGAGCGGGCCGCGCGCGAACCGCTGCGCTGA
- a CDS encoding WecB/TagA/CpsF family glycosyltransferase, which yields MSVSPPTRLTLFDLPLDVVSLGRALDLLGEWATQSPSTPHTVVTLNPEFIVQSRTQPEFVQAMQRADLVTADGVGIVYAARQLRGVEVPRAPGFDLATGLMARHGSALRVFFLGAKPGVAEQAAQNAARDYGIEVAGVHHGYFKPDEDQRVAELIGQSGAQLLLTGMGAGRQEIFNDYWKQLHRAPVALGCGGVIDVLAGAAQLAPDWTRRLGVEWIWRVAGDRARWSRAPRLLQFVQMVQAEKRAQASRRA from the coding sequence ATGAGCGTTTCTCCGCCCACGCGCCTGACCCTGTTTGACCTGCCGCTCGACGTGGTCAGCTTGGGCCGCGCCCTTGACCTGCTCGGAGAGTGGGCGACGCAGTCCCCCTCCACGCCGCACACGGTGGTGACCCTGAACCCCGAGTTCATCGTGCAGTCGCGCACCCAGCCCGAGTTCGTCCAGGCCATGCAGCGTGCCGACCTCGTGACCGCCGACGGCGTGGGCATCGTGTACGCGGCGCGGCAGCTGCGTGGGGTGGAGGTGCCGCGCGCTCCGGGCTTTGACCTCGCCACTGGCCTGATGGCGCGTCACGGCTCGGCGCTGCGGGTCTTTTTCCTGGGGGCCAAGCCTGGCGTCGCCGAGCAGGCCGCCCAGAACGCGGCGCGCGACTACGGCATCGAGGTGGCCGGCGTGCACCACGGCTACTTCAAGCCGGACGAGGATCAGCGGGTCGCCGAATTGATCGGCCAGAGCGGCGCGCAACTGCTGCTGACCGGGATGGGTGCCGGGCGGCAGGAGATCTTCAACGACTACTGGAAGCAGCTGCACCGCGCGCCGGTCGCCCTCGGCTGCGGCGGTGTGATCGACGTGCTTGCCGGCGCCGCGCAGCTCGCGCCCGACTGGACCCGGCGTCTGGGCGTCGAGTGGATCTGGCGCGTGGCCGGGGACCGCGCGCGCTGGAGCCGCGCTCCCCGCCTGCTCCAATTTGTCCAGATGGTGCAGGCGGAAAAGCGCGCTCAGGCGAGCCGCCGCGCCTGA
- a CDS encoding DinB family protein, with protein sequence MTTPERPLPDLSAFARLLPRLFRGGQAYVGVEASLSDLSAEQATTRPAGLPHSVAQIVGHVNWWNRWMLEIIEMGQAVPYPPHAADTWPAVEASDWGRVKSEFYELLARIDPHAARPDLTNPVNHEETLGELLADFALHTAHHFGQIITVRQALGAWPPAGGGDTW encoded by the coding sequence ATGACGACGCCCGAGCGCCCCCTGCCTGACCTGTCCGCCTTTGCCCGGCTGTTGCCCCGGCTGTTCCGGGGGGGGCAGGCCTATGTGGGCGTGGAAGCGTCCCTGAGCGACCTGAGCGCCGAGCAGGCGACCACCCGCCCGGCCGGGCTGCCGCACAGCGTCGCGCAGATCGTGGGCCACGTGAACTGGTGGAACCGCTGGATGCTCGAGATCATCGAGATGGGTCAGGCCGTGCCTTACCCACCCCACGCCGCCGATACCTGGCCGGCGGTGGAGGCGAGCGACTGGGGCCGGGTGAAAAGTGAGTTCTACGAACTGCTCGCCCGCATCGACCCGCACGCCGCGCGCCCCGACCTCACCAATCCGGTCAACCACGAAGAAACCCTGGGGGAACTGCTCGCCGACTTCGCGCTGCACACCGCCCACCACTTCGGGCAGATCATCACGGTGCGTCAGGCCCTCGGGGCATGGCCGCCCGCCGGGGGGGGCGATACCTGGTAA